TACTGACCCTGATATAGAAGCTGCAATGAAGGATTTGTTGGCGATTAACTGGGATGAAATTCCGGACTCTGTTATAAGTGAGACAAAGAAGGCTCTGTCAAAAACCACTGAAGATATAGCCGGCCAAGAGGCTTTGGCAAATGTATTTCGTGCAGCTGAGGCATCTGTGGAATTTAGTGGGGTATTGGTATCCCTTAGAATGGCACTGGATGATTTATGCGGCTTAAGTGGTGAGGTCAGTCATTTTGTTTATGAAGACTTTGAATGGAGAAACTTATGTGCTATTTATCTCAATTTTCAAGCAATTGTCTATTTTGTTCTAATATTGACAAACCTGATAATGACTGTTCACAGAATGTTGGTCACCTGCCAGAGCATCTGGAAGATGCCATAAGAGCTTCATATAAACGATATATTACCTATTTGGATTCATTTGGTCCTGATGAGACCTTTTTGAGGAAAAAGGTTGAACTTGAATTGGGAACAAAAATGATACACTTGAAAATGAGATGCAGTGGAATTGGTTCTGAGTGGGGAAAGGTAAGCAAACTTTACAATAATGTTTTTTGCTGCATGAATTTTCACAGCAGGACTTATATTAGTtagttattaattttttaaatatattatgtttCTTTTAAGCTTTGAGTTACTGAATTCTTTGATGTTAATGATCTTAAAACTCAGAAACCTGAATACAACTCTGCTTATGTAATATTATATGTTATTCCTGTAATTAAGCTTCCCATATACATTACATTGTAGTTAGCGTCATATCTGATAACTCTTAGGGCCTTGGAGCAGTGTTCTTTTCCCTAAAAGTATGGATTACCATGTTGGCTGTACcagctttcatttttcatgccaaCATGGCGCTGAGATTGACACTTCTGTAAAAGTTTGTGATGTTATTGCTTGGCACGGCTTGGAAAGGTAAGAGATACTTTTTCAGTTTTTGCTACTATTGAAGCCCAAACCAAACCAAGATGATCTGAGCCAATTTTCACCAATTAGTTTTTTCTTCATCCATCCATCAGTATGCTTATGGTGGTGTTTATCATGCTAGCCACATGCCTCTTGGCTGGTTGCCTAACAAGCACTCCTGTGACTTGTTTAGTTGGTCTAAATATAGCTGGTTGTTTGT
The window above is part of the Musa acuminata AAA Group cultivar baxijiao chromosome BXJ2-6, Cavendish_Baxijiao_AAA, whole genome shotgun sequence genome. Proteins encoded here:
- the LOC135585453 gene encoding succinate dehydrogenase subunit 5, mitochondrial-like isoform X1 — translated: MATSSIAVFRRLRTICPTLQLRPPSSTTSSATFVRHCSFIRSQLHELGPVATRTIATQAVRSWMKGVNNIHEITRSNLQASQIRFGTCGISGHKYAYTLNLRRAFSSNISQLPVITDPDIEAAMKDLLAINWDEIPDSVISETKKALSKTTEDIAGQEALANVFRAAEASVEFSGVLVSLRMALDDLCGLSGENVGHLPEHLEDAIRASYKRYITYLDSFGPDETFLRKKVELELGTKMIHLKMRCSGIGSEWGKVTLLGTSGLSGSYVELRS
- the LOC135585453 gene encoding succinate dehydrogenase subunit 5, mitochondrial-like isoform X3, whose protein sequence is MATSSIAVFRRLRTICPTLQLRPPSSTTSSATFVRHCSFIRSQLHELGPVATRTIATQAVRSWMKGVNNIHEITRSNLQASQIRFGTCHKYAYTLNLRRAFSSNISQLPVITDPDIEAAMKDLLAINWDEIPDSVISETKKALSKTTEDIAGQEALANVFRAAEASVEFSGVLVSLRMALDDLCGLSGENVGHLPEHLEDAIRASYKRYITYLDSFGPDETFLRKKVELELGTKMIHLKMRCSGIGSEWGKVTLLGTSGLSGSYVELRS
- the LOC135585453 gene encoding succinate dehydrogenase subunit 5, mitochondrial-like isoform X4 → MATSSIAVFRRLRTICPTLQLRPPSSTTSSATFVRHCSFIRSQLHELGPVATRTIATQAGHKYAYTLNLRRAFSSNISQLPVITDPDIEAAMKDLLAINWDEIPDSVISETKKALSKTTEDIAGQEALANVFRAAEASVEFSGVLVSLRMALDDLCGLSGENVGHLPEHLEDAIRASYKRYITYLDSFGPDETFLRKKVELELGTKMIHLKMRCSGIGSEWGKVTLLGTSGLSGSYVELRS
- the LOC135585453 gene encoding succinate dehydrogenase subunit 5, mitochondrial-like isoform X2 translates to MATSSIAVFRRLRTICPTLQLRPPSSTTSSATFVRHCSFIRSQLHELGPVATRTIATQAVRSWMKGVNNIHEITRSNLQASQIRFGTCGHKYAYTLNLRRAFSSNISQLPVITDPDIEAAMKDLLAINWDEIPDSVISETKKALSKTTEDIAGQEALANVFRAAEASVEFSGVLVSLRMALDDLCGLSGENVGHLPEHLEDAIRASYKRYITYLDSFGPDETFLRKKVELELGTKMIHLKMRCSGIGSEWGKVTLLGTSGLSGSYVELRS